The following are encoded in a window of Fusarium falciforme chromosome 11, complete sequence genomic DNA:
- a CDS encoding HET domain-containing protein, with the protein MRLLHTTNLELVSFIGKSVQERPRYAILSHTWKGDEFLFEEARNGIHQHLQNPRRGLQKILNACHKAKQNDLDYIWVDTCCIDKSSSAELSEAINSMFKWYKESVICYVFMDDVTLQDGAMRNFDSSRWFTRGWTLQELIAPHGLFFFDREWNYMCSRDQISSRLEEITGITPGILQRLHIFPPSHAAHTRIAKVWCQGCRDGDDVETQLAEEPISRKMRWAANRSTTRPEDTSYCLLGLFDINMPLLYGEGENAFGRLQEEILKKSPDQSILTWTEHSGERFHKPYLAKMPSEFQFAVRRPEKTLIERGDIIATPRGLEIDVLLGPCTIRNKQGSGVTLGREQFMAILSCAIATDPLPRVAIFVEPLNPGAPDTAYTRVHNYLLIQLDPAVEPLILAKHELGFEEYKDVTVDYDPGKLSPSRILLAAIRPMRDRFKQRPGVYIVAPGIERVKINVIQWTPTDNAMISYQQPISQGGGVGHLSVGGAWYVGNGDSGFFVLWGVTMFPDDRDFVTWAETRESFLEGSHSETTCPSSLEWYTFGEALQQYMRIHRGFLSPYISEPGFKVRVNVTTIEFLGRKTHRVILDIDGWEGRPVSIVDCMQLVAHDWT; encoded by the exons ATGCGGCTCCTTCATACCACAAACCTCGAGCTCGTATCCTTCATTGGAAAATCAGTGCAAGAGCGGCCTCGCTATGCCATCCTCTCTCACACATGGAAGGGTGATGAATTCCTCTTTGAAGAAGCTCGAAATGGCATCCATCAGCATTTGCAGAATCCCAGGAGAGGCCTGCAAAAAATCCTCAATGCCTGCCACAAAGCGAAGCAGAACGACTTAGACTACATCTGGGTCGATACCTGCTGTATCGACAAATCCAGCAGCGCAGAGCTGTCCGAGGCTATCAACTCTATGTTTAAGTGGTACAAAGAGTCGGTGATTTGTTACGTATTTATGGATGATGTTACGCTACAAGATGGAGCCATGCGAAACTTCGACAGCAGTCGCTGGTTTACTCGCGGCTGGACCTTGCAGGAACTCATCGCCCCCCATGGACTCTTCTTTTTCGACCGTGAGTGGAACTACATGTGTAGTAGGGATCAAATCTCTTCTAGGCTTGAGGAGATCACTGGAATCACTCCAGGCATCTTACAGAGGCTACACATCTTCCCCCCTAGCCACGCTGCTCATACTCGAATCGCTAAAGTGTGGTGCCAGGGATGCCGCGACGGGGATGACGTCGAGACTCAACTGGCGGAGGAGCCCATCTCGAGAAAAATGAGATGGGCAGCTAACCGAAGCACAACCCGCCCCGAAGACACATCATACTGTTTACTGGGTTTGTTCGACATCAACATGCCTCTCCTCTATGGCGAAGGTGAAAACGCCTTCGGTCGACTTCAAGAGGAGATCTTGAAAAAAAGTCCTGACCAATCCATCTTGACTTGGACAGAGCACAGTGGAGAAAGATTTCATAAGCCATATCTCGCCAAGATGCCGTCTGAATTCCAGTTTGCAGTCCGGCGACCAGAAAAGACCCTCATTGAACGAGGCGATATCATCGCCACACCCAGGGGCTTAGAAATCGACGTCCTGCTCGGGCCCTGCACTATTCGCAACAAGCAAGGTTCGGGTGTCACATTGGGACGAGAACAGTTTATGGCCATTCTCAGCTGTGCTATCGCTACGGATCCTCTTCCCCGGGTTGCTATTTTCGTGGAGCCTCTCAATCCCGGGGCTCCGGATACAGCATACACGAGAGTCCACAATTACCTTCTGATCCAGTTGGACCCTGCAGTTGAACCGTTGATATTAGCAAAACACGAACTTGGATTTGAAGAATATAAGGACGTAACGG TTGATTATGATCCTGGAAAGTTATCACCCAGCCGTATTCTTCTTGCCGCCATTCGGCCTATGAGAGATCGTTTCAAGCAACGCCCAGGGGTGTATATCGTGGCCCCAGGAATTGAAAGGGTCAAGATAAACGTAATACAGTGGACGCCGACCGACAACGCCATGATTTCATACCAGCAGCCCATctctcaaggaggaggcgtCGGCCACCTAAGCGTTGGCGGGGCCTGGTATGTAGGAAATGGCGATTCTGGTTTCTTTGTCTTATGGGGTGTTACCATGTTCCCGGATGATAGGGATTTTGTAACTTGGGCTGAGACTCGGGAGTCGTTCCTAGAGGGAAGCCATTCTGAGACTACATGTCCAAGCAGTCTGGAGTGGTACACCTTTGGCGAAGCTCTTCAGCAATATATGAGAATTCACAGAGGGTTTCTATCACCATATATTTCAGAGCCTGGTTTCAAGGTCAGGGTCAATGTTACGACAATCGAATTTCTGGGGAGGAAGACACACAGGGTCATTCTTGATAttgatggatgggagggTCGTCCGGTGTCTATTGTGGACTGCATGCAACTGGTAGCTCATGACTGGACCTGA
- a CDS encoding Putative gamma-glutamylcyclotransferase, whose protein sequence is MPSIQEIMMASDASGQSNSFCKVNGPEKPAIEIFLPESKIRSTFCPTFIRISIARKELSMNSIYPTLGVDSTMPQHRLQNHNDNAQPTQNEYPIWYFFYGTLAQVEVLSDLLGTDPVYHDAKIRGGVLGS, encoded by the coding sequence ATGCCTTCGATACAGGAGATCATGATGGCATCGGACGCATCGGGCCAGAGCAACTCCTTCTGCAAAGTCAATGGCCCCGAAAAACCAGCCATTGAAATTTTTTTACCCGAGTCTAAAATTCGCTCGACATTTTGTCCTACCTTTATCCGAATCTCCATTGCCCGCAAGGAGTTGTCGATGAACTCCATATATCCAACTCTTGGTGTCGACTCAACAATGCCCCAGCATCGACTACAAAATCATAACGACAACGCCCAACCTACTCAGAACGAGTACCCTATTTGGTACTTTTTCTACGGTACTCTTGCGCAGGTTGAGGTCCTTTCCGACCTGCTGGGCACTGATCCTGTTTATCACGATGCCAAGATCCGTGGTGGAGTTCTCGGCAGCTAA